Proteins encoded together in one Lutra lutra chromosome 4, mLutLut1.2, whole genome shotgun sequence window:
- the GJA9 gene encoding gap junction alpha-9 protein has product MGNWNFLGGILEEVHIHSTIIGKIWLSILFIFRMLVLGVAAEDVWNDEQSGFICNTEQPGCRNVCYDEAFPISLVRYWVLQVIFVSSPSLVYMGHALYRLRVLEKERQRKKAQLRGALEGVEFEMPGDRRRLEQELCQLEQRKLNKAPLRGTLLCTYVVHIFTRSVIEVGFMIGQYLLYGFHLEPLFKCHGHPCPNIIDCFVSRPTEKTIFLIFMQSIATVSLLLNILEIFHLGFKKIKRGLWGQYKWKDEHNEFFANKSKQNLAKYQSTSANSLKRLSSAPDYYLLMEKQKHTAVCPSLNSPAFQVDPDNHSGNDEKCVLDKQEIVLSDEMHTLSATSSHLQHISSCNNEDTHKIFRKELGNPLREKREIDCKDSKRNHCSRGHCSIPGVAIDLDNHIGQSSQTAFPLPATCAWEQLWPSATWGPSKEDENQVSPPKGILKGKFREGTISTLPPSQGDCQSLDIPDTPAALGQLSFESDLVRSCNNTTACPPNHLGLLTNNLIGRRAPTDLQI; this is encoded by the coding sequence ATGGGGAACTGGAATTTCCTTGGAGGCATCCTGGAGGAAGTTCACATCCACTCCACCATAATTGGAAAGATctggctctctatcctgttcatATTTCGAATGCTTGTTCTGGGTGTAGCAGCTGAGGATGTCTGGAATGACGAGCAGTCTGGCTTCATCTGTAATACAGAACAACCCGGCTGCAGAAATGTGTGCTATGACGAGGCCTTTCCTATCTCCCTTGTTAGATACTGGGTTTTGCAAGTGATATTTGTGTCTTCACCATCCCTGGTCTATATGGGCCATGCTTTATACCGACTGAGGGTTctggagaaagagaggcagaggaagaaagctcAACTGAGAGGAGCACTGGAGGGGGTGGAGTTTGAAATGCCTGGGGACCGAAGGAGACTGGAGCAAGAACTTTGTCAGCTGGAACAAAGGAAACTAAATAAAGCTCCACTCAGAGGAACACTGCTTTGCACTTACGTGGTACACATTTTCACTCGCTCCGTGATTGAGGTTGGGTTCATGATTGGACAGTATCTTTTATATGGATTTCATTTAGAGCCTTTATTTAAATGCCATGGCCACCCGTGTCCAAATATAATTGATTGTTTTGTCTCAAGACCAACAGAAAAGACAATATTCCTAATATTTATGCAATCCATAGCCACTGTTTCGCTTCTCTTAAACATTCTAGAAATTTTCCACCtaggttttaaaaagattaaaagagggCTTTGGGGACAATATAAATGGAAGGATGAGCATAATGAATTCTTTGCGAACAAgtcaaaacaaaatcttgccaagTATCAGAGCACATCTGCAAATTCACTGAAGAGACTCTCTTCTGCACCTGATTATTACCTGTtaatggaaaagcaaaaacacacaGCAGTGTGCCCTAGTTTAAATTCACCTGCATTTCAGGTGGATCCTGACAATCACAGCGGAAATGATGAGAAATGTGTTTTGGATAAACAAGAAATTGTACTTTCTGATGAGATGCACACACTTAGCGCTACCTCTAGTCATCTTCAACACATCAGCTCATGTAATAATGAAGACactcataaaatatttagaaaagaattgGGTAACCCattaagggaaaagagagaaattgactGCAAAGACAGCAAAAGGAACCACTGCTCTAGAGGTCACTGTTCTATTCCAGGTGTTGCTATAGATCTGGACAACCACATAGGGCAGTCATCCCAAACAgctttccctctacctgctaccTGTGCCTGGGAACAGTTGTGGCCTAGTGCTACATGGGGTCCCTCTAAGGAAGATGAAAATCAGGTGTCACCTCCTAAAGGAATCCTGAAGGGCAAGTTCAGAGAGGGCACAATTAgcacccttcctccttcccagggaGACTGCCAGTCACTTGACATTCCAGATACTCCTGCTGCTTTGGGACAGTTGTCCTTTGAATCTGATTTGGTCAGAAGCTGCAATAATACTACTGCTTGTCCTCCAAATCATTTGGGGTTGCTGACAAACAACCTCATTGGTAGGCGGGCTCCCACAGACCTTCAGATCTGA